A region from the Hyalangium minutum genome encodes:
- a CDS encoding ABC transporter substrate-binding protein yields MSRLCLLSRLGLAAALVLVASCRIESAVPSEASATAAQDGTPSGDVWVYTSMYQHVLDALDPLLKEKLPNVQVHWYQAGSEKVASRLEAERAAGAVRADVLATSDPFLYERLAREGSFLRYASPNVLRVPRSLLDLDARYAAARVSTMVLVHRQGAVPPASFADLVGERWKGRAAVGDPLTSGTAFTWAVSMHSKYGEDFFTRLRDKGAVVAGGNAAVLQKVESGEVDAGVLLLENALVAKARGSPIEIIWPEDGAVVIPGPVAIFQSTRNPVAAKALVDLLLSPEGQRFIVEKGDLHSVDPRLEGPRGGPGVEALMARSQPWTPELVELGLTRGGVIKETFSKAFSR; encoded by the coding sequence ATGTCACGCCTCTGCCTCCTCTCGCGGTTGGGCCTCGCGGCCGCGCTCGTCCTGGTGGCTTCGTGCCGCATCGAGTCGGCTGTGCCATCGGAGGCGTCCGCGACGGCGGCTCAAGATGGCACGCCTTCGGGAGATGTCTGGGTCTACACCTCCATGTACCAGCACGTGCTGGATGCGCTCGATCCGCTGCTGAAGGAGAAGCTCCCGAACGTCCAGGTACATTGGTACCAGGCCGGGAGCGAGAAGGTGGCCAGCCGCCTGGAGGCAGAGCGGGCCGCGGGCGCCGTTCGGGCCGATGTGCTCGCCACGTCCGATCCGTTCCTGTACGAGCGGCTCGCACGGGAGGGGAGCTTCTTGCGTTACGCGTCCCCGAACGTGCTTCGGGTGCCACGCTCCTTACTGGATCTCGATGCCCGCTACGCGGCCGCGCGCGTGTCCACCATGGTCCTGGTCCATCGCCAGGGGGCGGTGCCTCCGGCTTCGTTCGCCGATCTCGTAGGCGAGCGCTGGAAGGGCCGGGCTGCCGTGGGCGACCCGCTCACTTCGGGCACGGCGTTCACCTGGGCTGTGTCCATGCACTCGAAGTACGGCGAGGACTTCTTCACGCGGCTTCGCGACAAGGGAGCTGTTGTTGCGGGAGGCAATGCCGCCGTGCTCCAGAAGGTGGAGAGTGGTGAGGTGGATGCTGGCGTTCTGCTGCTCGAGAACGCCCTTGTCGCGAAGGCGCGTGGGAGCCCCATTGAGATCATCTGGCCCGAGGACGGCGCTGTTGTCATCCCCGGGCCGGTGGCCATCTTCCAGAGTACGCGCAATCCCGTGGCCGCGAAGGCGCTCGTGGACCTGCTTCTTTCTCCCGAGGGTCAGCGCTTCATCGTGGAGAAGGGAGACTTGCACTCGGTGGATCCCCGGCTCGAAGGGCCTCGCGGTGGGCCGGGAGTGGAGGCCTTGATGGCCCGCTCCCAGCCGTGGACTCCCGAGCTCGTCGAACTGGGACTCACGCGCGGTGGGGTAATCAAGGAAACGTTCAGCAAGGCCTTCTCGCGATGA